In Rhinatrema bivittatum chromosome 1, aRhiBiv1.1, whole genome shotgun sequence, a single genomic region encodes these proteins:
- the NPY2R gene encoding neuropeptide Y receptor type 2 → MGMIKAESEENRTEGIKTELNTRLYLPGLTTPYNEGSKPELIDFTKLVGVQIILIFAYCSIIILGVIGNSLVIHVVIKFKTMRTVTNFFIANLAVADLMVNTLCLPFTLAYTLLDEWKFGIVLCYLVNYAQGLAVSVSTVTLMVIALDRHRCIVYHLESKISIKISFLIIGVTWAFSALLASPLAIFREYSLIEISSDFKIQVCSESWPVENVNFGTIYSMSMLLIQYILPLGITSYAYIRIWTKLKNHICPGGGNDHYHNRRRKTTKMLVTVVAVFAVCWLPFHALQLAIDIDGKVLFLNEYKLIFTIFHVIAMCSTFANPILYGWMNNNYWTAFLTAFKCEQRMDSIHPEASVAFQAKKKQLEVKEEICMRANCQTTFPQPTDV, encoded by the coding sequence ATGGGGATGATTAAAGCAGAGAGTGAAGAAAACAGAACAGAGGGAATTAAAACTGAACTGAACACACGCCTTTATTTACCAGGCCTCACCACACCATATAATGAGGGTTCCAAACCAGAGCTGATAGACTTTACTAAATTGGTTGGCGTACAGATTATCCTCATCTTTGCTTATTGCTCTATCATCATTTTAGGGGTGATTGGAAACTCATTGGTCATCCATGTGGTGATTAAGTTTAAAACCATGCGTACTGTTACTAACTTCTTCATTGCTAATTTGGCAGTAGCAGATCTGATGGTGAATACTTTGTGCCTGCCCTTCACGTTGGCTTACACTCTTTTGGATGAGTGGAAATTTGGGATTGTGCTCTGCTACTTGGTCAACTATGCTCAGGGTCTTGCTGTCAGCGTGTCCACAGTAACCTTGATGGTCATTGCTTTGGACAGGCATCGCTGCATTGTCTACCATCTGGAAAGTAAAATCTCCATAAAAATCAGCTTCCTGATTATAGGTGTTACATGGGCTTTCAGTGCTTTGTTGGCCAGCCCATTGGCAATCTTCAGGGAGTATTCTCTGATTGAGATCTCCTCTGATTTCAAAATCCAGGTGTGTTCGGAGAGCTGGCCAGTGGAAAATGTGAATTTTGGTACAATCTATAGTATGTCAATGCTACTGATTCAGTACATTTTGCCTTTGGGCATCACTTCTTATGCCTACATTAGGATATGgacaaaactaaaaaatcataTTTGCCCTGGTGGAGGGAATGATCACTATCACAACCGTCGACGAAAAACAACCAAAATGTTGGTGACAGTGGTGGCAGTGTTTGCTGTGTGCTGGCTGCCTTTTCATGCATTGCAGCTTGCTATAGACATTGATGGCAAAGTCTTATTCTTGAACGAGTATAAGCTTATCTTTACAATATTTCATGTCATTGCTATGTGCTCAACATTTGCCAATCCCATCCTCTATGGGTGGATGAATAACAACTATTGGACTGCCTTCCTTACAGCATTTAAATGTGAGCAAAGAATGGACTCCATCCATCCTGAGGCTTCAGTGGCATTTCaagccaagaaaaagcagctggaagTAAAAGAAGAAATTTGCATGCGTGCTAATTGTCAGACAACCTTCCCGCAGCCCACTGATGTTTAA